A region of Lepus europaeus isolate LE1 chromosome 2, mLepTim1.pri, whole genome shotgun sequence DNA encodes the following proteins:
- the CAMK2N2 gene encoding calcium/calmodulin-dependent protein kinase II inhibitor 2 has product MSEILPYSEDKMGRFGADPEGSDLSFSCRLQDTNSFFAGNQAKRPPKLGQIGRAKRVVIEDDRIDDVLKGMGEKPPSGV; this is encoded by the exons ATGTCCGAGATCCTGCCCTACAGCGAAGACAAGATGGGCCGCTTCGGCGCAGACCCCGAGGGCTCCGATCTCTCCTTCAGCTGCCGCCTACAGGACACCAACTCCTTCTTCGCGGGCAACCAGGCCAAGCGACCCCCCAAGCTGGGCCAGATCGGCCGAGCCAAGCGAG TGGTGATCGAGGATGACCGGATAGACGACGTGCTGAAAGGGATGGGGGAGAAGCCGCCGTCCGGAGTGTAG